The Aurantiacibacter arachoides genome window below encodes:
- the rpsS gene encoding 30S ribosomal protein S19 — MARSVWKGPFVDLHLLKKAQEAQDASNSKPIKTWSRRSTILPDFVGLTFSVYNGQKFVPVSVSEEMVGHKLGEFAPTRNFPGHAADKKGKR, encoded by the coding sequence ATGGCACGTTCCGTCTGGAAAGGTCCGTTTGTCGACCTGCACCTTCTGAAGAAGGCGCAGGAAGCACAGGACGCTAGCAATTCGAAGCCGATCAAGACCTGGTCGCGTCGTTCGACGATCCTGCCGGATTTCGTCGGCCTGACGTTCAGCGTCTACAACGGGCAGAAGTTCGTGCCCGTGTCGGTCAGCGAGGAAATGGTCGGTCACAAGCTCGGCGAGTTCGCACCCACGCGCAACTTCCCCGGCCACGCAGCCGACAAGAAGGGTAAGCGATAA
- a CDS encoding pentapeptide repeat-containing protein: MGDPDTHVGLKSLSQRWDNAMCRLGLRAPRQKACGGFEFQEAADELGVRIKRATTARETVENRDLRYRQFDDFNGAESTFKSCNFSFSIFSRAYFHNAKFENCSFIGCRFSECNFRGAEIYSCDFKYARFQNCLIESRDIIPSLPPEPNLRRELLQNLRVNAIQLGSTDEVRAYTLEEISAELEHYKRALFGYDRYYQRKYPTSLDKIIVLIKLISHAISGFFWGHGERPFKLLLSVIILLILASFVNWFSYEPDSSLGDIFYGGSIFLQTLNVFLGIGDAFDQAGYKLVNYAIVLMRYVYIGLLVTVAMRSITYR, from the coding sequence ATGGGCGACCCCGATACTCATGTGGGCTTAAAAAGTTTGTCTCAACGTTGGGATAATGCGATGTGTAGGCTTGGCCTTCGTGCGCCAAGACAAAAAGCTTGCGGTGGCTTTGAGTTTCAGGAAGCTGCGGATGAACTCGGTGTGCGCATCAAGCGGGCGACGACGGCTCGAGAAACTGTAGAAAATAGAGATCTGCGATATCGCCAATTTGATGATTTTAATGGCGCTGAATCGACATTTAAATCCTGTAATTTCTCCTTTTCCATATTCAGTAGAGCGTATTTTCATAATGCAAAATTTGAAAATTGTTCATTTATTGGATGTCGTTTCAGCGAATGTAACTTTCGGGGGGCCGAGATATATTCATGCGATTTCAAATATGCTCGGTTTCAAAACTGCTTGATTGAAAGTAGAGACATTATTCCAAGTCTCCCGCCTGAGCCAAACCTCCGCCGGGAGCTGCTGCAAAATTTGCGCGTCAACGCGATTCAGCTTGGGTCCACCGACGAGGTTAGAGCCTATACACTTGAAGAGATTTCTGCTGAGCTAGAACATTACAAAAGGGCGCTTTTTGGGTACGATAGGTACTATCAAAGAAAATACCCCACTAGCTTGGATAAAATTATCGTTTTAATAAAATTGATTTCTCATGCTATTTCCGGATTCTTTTGGGGACATGGAGAACGACCGTTCAAACTGCTTCTTAGCGTAATCATATTGCTTATTTTGGCGTCCTTTGTGAATTGGTTTTCTTACGAACCGGACTCAAGCTTAGGAGATATTTTTTACGGTGGATCAATATTTTTGCAAACCCTAAATGTGTTTCTAGGAATCGGTGACGCATTTGATCAGGCCGGATATAAGTTGGTAAATTACGCCATAGTTTTAATGAGATATGTATACATAGGGCTGTTGGTAACGGTTGCTATGAGATCCATTACTTACCGGTGA
- the fusA gene encoding elongation factor G, whose translation MAREYPLERYRNIGIMAHIDAGKTTTTERILYYTGKSYKIGEVHDGAATMDWMEQEQERGITITSAATTTFWTPEDSRMDPRSDPDALRAEMPKYRINIIDTPGHVDFTIEVERSLRVLDGAVAVFDGVAGVEPQSETVWRQADKYGVPRMCFINKLDRTGADFYYCVDSIVERLGAVPLVLYLPIGAESSLKGVVDLVNNRGIVWQAEDLGAKYEFIDIPEDMADKVAEYREKLFETIVDQDDDVMEAYLEGTEPDVPTIKRLIRKGTMARDFVPVTCGSAFKNKGVQPLLDAVVDYMPSPLDVPAIKGVLPDSDEEAERPSSDDAPFSALAFKIMNDPFVGSLTFTRIYSGKLGKGIVMNSVKDKKEKIGRMLLMHSNNREDIEEAFAGDIVALAGMKDTTTGDTLCDPSKPIILERMEFPEPVIELSVEPKTKADQEKMGVALNRLAAEDPSFRVSTDHESGQTIIKGMGELHLDILVDRMKREFKVEANVGAPQVAYRESLAREVEVTYTHKKQSGGSGQFGEAKVVVSPGERGQGVVFEDQVKGGNIPREYIPAVEKGMREQAESGYLVGFPIIDFTIKLVDGKYHDVDSSTVAFEITGRGAMREAAAKAGIKLLEPIMKVEVVTPEDYLGDVIGDLNSRRGQIQGTDTRGNAQAVTANVPLANMFGYVNELRSFTQGRAQYSMQFSHYDEVPSNVAQEIKEKLA comes from the coding sequence ATGGCCCGCGAATATCCGCTGGAGCGCTACCGCAACATCGGCATCATGGCGCACATCGATGCCGGCAAGACCACCACGACCGAGCGTATTCTCTACTACACCGGCAAGTCCTACAAGATCGGCGAAGTGCACGACGGCGCGGCGACGATGGACTGGATGGAGCAGGAGCAGGAGCGCGGGATCACCATCACCTCGGCCGCGACCACCACGTTCTGGACGCCCGAGGATTCCAGGATGGATCCCCGCTCGGACCCCGACGCCCTGCGCGCGGAGATGCCCAAGTACCGCATCAACATCATCGACACCCCCGGGCACGTCGACTTCACCATTGAAGTCGAACGCTCGCTGCGCGTGTTGGATGGCGCGGTCGCCGTGTTCGACGGCGTCGCGGGCGTGGAACCGCAGTCCGAAACCGTGTGGCGCCAGGCCGACAAGTACGGCGTTCCTCGGATGTGCTTCATTAATAAGTTGGACCGCACCGGCGCCGATTTCTACTACTGCGTGGATTCGATCGTCGAACGCCTCGGCGCCGTGCCGTTGGTGCTCTACCTGCCGATCGGCGCGGAGAGCAGCCTGAAGGGCGTGGTCGATCTCGTCAACAACCGCGGCATCGTGTGGCAGGCCGAGGATCTCGGCGCCAAGTACGAGTTCATCGACATCCCCGAGGACATGGCCGACAAGGTCGCCGAATATCGCGAGAAGCTGTTCGAGACCATCGTCGACCAGGACGACGACGTCATGGAAGCCTACCTCGAAGGTACCGAGCCAGACGTCCCCACGATTAAGCGGCTCATCCGCAAGGGAACCATGGCGCGCGACTTCGTGCCCGTAACCTGCGGTTCGGCGTTTAAGAACAAGGGCGTCCAGCCCCTGCTCGACGCCGTGGTCGATTACATGCCGTCCCCGCTGGACGTGCCGGCGATCAAGGGCGTGCTGCCCGACAGTGACGAGGAAGCCGAGCGCCCCTCGAGCGACGACGCGCCGTTCTCGGCACTTGCCTTCAAGATCATGAACGATCCGTTCGTGGGTTCGCTGACCTTTACGCGCATCTATTCGGGCAAGCTCGGCAAGGGCATTGTCATGAACAGCGTGAAGGACAAGAAGGAGAAGATCGGCCGCATGCTGCTGATGCACTCCAACAATCGCGAAGACATCGAAGAGGCGTTCGCGGGTGACATCGTGGCGCTTGCCGGCATGAAGGACACCACCACGGGCGATACGCTGTGCGATCCCTCCAAGCCGATCATTCTCGAGCGCATGGAGTTCCCCGAACCCGTGATCGAGCTGAGCGTGGAGCCCAAGACCAAGGCCGACCAGGAGAAGATGGGCGTCGCCCTCAATCGCCTGGCTGCCGAGGATCCCAGCTTCCGCGTCAGCACCGACCACGAGAGCGGTCAGACGATTATCAAGGGCATGGGCGAGCTTCACCTCGACATCCTCGTCGATCGCATGAAGCGCGAGTTCAAGGTCGAAGCCAACGTCGGCGCGCCGCAGGTGGCCTACCGTGAATCGCTCGCTCGCGAAGTGGAGGTGACCTACACCCACAAGAAGCAGTCGGGCGGCTCCGGCCAGTTCGGCGAAGCCAAGGTTGTCGTCTCCCCCGGAGAACGCGGCCAGGGCGTGGTCTTCGAAGACCAGGTCAAGGGCGGCAACATCCCGCGCGAATACATCCCGGCAGTCGAGAAGGGCATGCGCGAGCAGGCCGAGAGCGGCTACCTGGTGGGCTTCCCGATCATCGATTTCACGATCAAGCTGGTGGACGGCAAGTACCACGATGTCGACTCCAGCACGGTGGCCTTCGAGATCACCGGTCGCGGCGCCATGCGCGAAGCGGCGGCAAAGGCCGGCATCAAGCTGCTCGAGCCGATCATGAAGGTGGAAGTCGTCACCCCCGAGGACTATCTCGGCGACGTGATCGGCGATCTCAACTCCCGCCGCGGGCAAATCCAGGGCACCGACACGCGCGGCAACGCGCAGGCGGTGACGGCCAATGTGCCATTGGCGAACATGTTCGGGTATGTGAACGAACTGCGCTCCTTCACGCAGGGCCGTGCGCAGTACTCGATGCAGTTCAGCCACTACGACGAGGTTCCCTCGAACGTGGCCCAGGAGATCAAGGAGAAGCTGGCTTAA
- the tuf gene encoding elongation factor Tu: MGKAKFERNKPHCNIGTIGHVDHGKTTLTAAITKVMAEVNGGEAVDFANIDKAPEERERGITISTAHVEYETAARHYAHVDCPGHADYVKNMITGAAQMDGAILVVNAADGPMPQTREHILLARQVGVPALVVYMNKVDQVDDEEILELVELEVRELLSSYDFDGDNIPIVKGSALAALEGRDAAIGEESIKALMEAVDAHIPQPERPVDKPFLMPIEDVFSISGRGTVVTGRIESGIVNVGDEIEIVGIRDTQKTTVTGVEMFRKLLDRGEAGDNVGALLRGTGRDDVERGQVLSKPGTVTPHTDFDAEVYVLSKDEGGRHTPFFANYRPQFYFRTTDVTGEVVLPEGTEMVMPGDNVSIGVKLIAPIAMDEGLRFAIREGGRTVGSGVVAKITK, encoded by the coding sequence ATGGGTAAGGCAAAATTCGAGCGGAACAAGCCGCACTGCAACATCGGCACCATCGGTCACGTCGACCATGGCAAGACCACGCTGACCGCCGCGATCACCAAGGTGATGGCCGAAGTCAACGGCGGCGAGGCCGTGGATTTCGCGAACATCGACAAGGCTCCCGAGGAGCGTGAGCGCGGCATCACCATCTCGACCGCGCACGTCGAGTACGAGACCGCCGCGCGCCATTATGCGCACGTCGATTGCCCGGGCCACGCCGACTACGTGAAGAACATGATCACCGGTGCCGCCCAGATGGACGGCGCGATCCTGGTCGTGAACGCCGCCGACGGCCCGATGCCGCAGACCCGTGAGCACATCCTGCTCGCCCGCCAGGTTGGCGTGCCCGCGCTTGTCGTGTACATGAACAAGGTCGATCAGGTCGACGACGAGGAAATCCTCGAGCTGGTCGAACTGGAAGTGCGCGAGCTGCTTTCGAGCTACGATTTCGACGGTGACAACATTCCGATCGTCAAGGGTTCGGCTCTGGCCGCTCTCGAAGGTCGCGATGCAGCCATCGGCGAGGAATCGATCAAGGCCCTGATGGAAGCCGTCGATGCGCACATCCCGCAGCCCGAGCGTCCGGTCGACAAGCCCTTCCTGATGCCGATCGAGGACGTGTTCTCGATTTCGGGTCGCGGCACCGTGGTGACCGGCCGTATCGAAAGCGGCATCGTGAACGTCGGCGACGAAATCGAGATCGTCGGTATCCGCGACACGCAGAAGACCACCGTGACCGGTGTGGAAATGTTCCGCAAGCTGCTGGACCGCGGTGAAGCTGGCGACAACGTGGGCGCCCTGCTGCGCGGCACGGGTCGTGACGACGTCGAGCGTGGCCAGGTCCTGTCCAAGCCCGGCACCGTGACCCCGCACACCGACTTCGACGCCGAGGTCTACGTGCTGTCGAAGGACGAAGGCGGCCGTCACACGCCGTTCTTCGCCAACTACCGCCCGCAGTTCTACTTCCGCACGACCGACGTGACGGGCGAAGTGGTCCTGCCCGAAGGCACCGAGATGGTCATGCCCGGCGACAACGTGTCGATCGGCGTGAAGCTGATCGCCCCGATCGCCATGGACGAAGGTCTGCGCTTCGCCATCCGCGAGGGCGGCCGTACGGTCGGCTCGGGTGTGGTCGCCAAGATCACCAAGTAA
- the rplB gene encoding 50S ribosomal protein L2 has protein sequence MALKNYKPTSPARRALVLVDKTGLHKGGPVKSLTEGKRKTGGRNNKGHITSRGKGGGNKQKYRFIDFKRRKWDVEGTVERIEYDPNRTAFIALIKYDDGELAYIIAPNRLAPGEKVVAGEKVDTKPGNAMLLGQMPVGTIIHNVEMKPGKGGQIARSAGTYVQLVGRDRGMVIVRLNSGEQRYLRSDCMGTVGSVSNPDNQNQNLGKAGRKRHMGVKPLTRGVAKNPVDHPHGGGEGRTSGGRHPVTPWGKPTKGARTRKNKQTDKMIIRSRHAKKKR, from the coding sequence ATGGCACTGAAGAATTACAAACCGACGAGCCCGGCGCGCCGCGCCCTGGTCCTGGTCGACAAGACCGGCCTGCACAAGGGCGGCCCCGTCAAGTCGCTTACCGAGGGCAAGCGCAAGACCGGTGGCCGTAACAACAAGGGCCACATTACCTCGCGCGGCAAGGGCGGCGGCAACAAGCAGAAGTATCGTTTCATCGACTTCAAGCGCCGCAAGTGGGACGTGGAAGGCACCGTGGAGCGGATCGAATACGATCCCAACCGCACGGCCTTTATCGCGCTCATCAAGTATGATGACGGCGAACTCGCTTACATCATCGCTCCCAACCGTCTCGCTCCCGGCGAGAAGGTCGTGGCCGGTGAGAAGGTCGACACCAAGCCTGGCAACGCCATGCTGCTGGGCCAGATGCCGGTCGGCACCATCATCCACAACGTGGAGATGAAGCCGGGCAAGGGCGGCCAGATCGCCCGCTCGGCAGGCACCTACGTGCAGCTCGTCGGTCGTGACCGCGGCATGGTGATCGTGCGCCTCAACAGCGGAGAGCAGCGTTATCTGCGGTCCGATTGCATGGGCACGGTCGGTTCGGTTTCAAACCCGGACAACCAGAACCAGAACCTGGGCAAGGCCGGTCGCAAGCGTCACATGGGTGTGAAGCCCCTGACGCGCGGCGTTGCCAAGAACCCGGTCGACCACCCGCACGGCGGCGGCGAAGGCCGCACCAGCGGTGGCCGTCACCCGGTCACTCCGTGGGGCAAGCCGACCAAGGGCGCCCGCACCCGCAAGAACAAGCAGACGGACAAGATGATCATCCGTTCGCGTCACGCGAAGAAGAAGAGGTAA
- the rpsL gene encoding 30S ribosomal protein S12, whose amino-acid sequence MPTINQLVRKPRNPVKTKSKSAAMQSAPQKRGVCTRVYTTTPKKPNSALRKVAKIRLTNQREIIAYIPGEGHNLQEHSVVLIRGGRVRDLPGVRYHVLRGVLDTQGVKDRRQSRSKYGAKRPK is encoded by the coding sequence ATGCCCACTATCAACCAGCTGGTGCGCAAGCCGCGCAACCCCGTGAAGACGAAGAGCAAGTCTGCCGCGATGCAGTCCGCCCCGCAGAAGCGCGGCGTGTGCACGCGCGTCTACACCACGACCCCGAAGAAGCCGAACTCGGCGCTGCGCAAGGTCGCCAAGATCCGCCTCACCAACCAGCGCGAGATCATCGCCTACATCCCCGGTGAAGGCCACAACCTGCAGGAACACTCCGTGGTGCTGATCCGCGGCGGCCGTGTGCGCGACCTTCCCGGCGTGCGCTATCACGTCCTGCGCGGCGTGCTCGACACACAGGGTGTCAAGGATCGCCGCCAGAGCCGCTCGAAGTACGGCGCCAAGCGTCCGAAGTGA
- the rpsJ gene encoding 30S ribosomal protein S10, producing the protein MDAQNIRIRLKAFDHRVLDQATGEIADTARRTGALIRGPIPLPTRIEKFTVNRGPHVDKKSREQFEVRTYKRLLDIVQPNAQTVDALMKLDLAAGVNVEIKLA; encoded by the coding sequence ATGGACGCTCAGAATATCCGTATTCGCCTCAAGGCCTTTGATCACCGCGTGCTCGATCAGGCTACTGGAGAGATTGCAGACACCGCCCGCCGTACCGGCGCGCTCATTCGTGGTCCCATTCCTCTGCCGACGCGTATCGAGAAGTTCACCGTGAACCGCGGTCCGCACGTCGACAAGAAGTCGCGCGAGCAGTTCGAGGTTCGCACCTACAAGCGGTTGCTCGACATCGTGCAGCCGAACGCCCAGACCGTGGACGCGCTCATGAAGCTCGATCTGGCCGCCGGCGTGAACGTAGAGATCAAGCTCGCCTGA
- the rplC gene encoding 50S ribosomal protein L3, with product MRTGVIAKKVGMTRLFQEDGRHVPVTVLSLEGCQVTGNRTADRDGYFSVQLGAGDAKHKNVNKPQREAFAKAEVGLKQKVAEFRVDNEDGLLPVGATITADHFIAGQMVDVTGHTVGKGFAGVMKRWGFGGLRATHGVSVSHRSHGSTGQRQDPGKVFKNKKMAGHMGDRQRTQQNLEIVRTDADRGLIFVKGSVPGSKNGWLLVKDAVKLPLPEGVPFPGAMRRNADETRSDNAAPGLVESNAEHEVNQQVSAEQQEELLKTQEAGADDEITAAEGGDATSGESKES from the coding sequence ATGCGCACTGGCGTGATCGCGAAAAAAGTCGGGATGACCCGCTTGTTCCAGGAGGATGGACGTCACGTTCCCGTGACCGTTCTTTCGCTGGAAGGATGCCAGGTTACCGGAAACCGCACGGCCGATCGCGACGGCTACTTCTCCGTTCAGCTCGGCGCTGGCGATGCGAAGCACAAGAACGTCAACAAGCCGCAGCGCGAAGCCTTCGCCAAGGCCGAAGTCGGCTTGAAGCAGAAGGTCGCGGAATTCCGCGTCGATAACGAGGACGGGCTCCTCCCCGTCGGCGCGACGATCACTGCGGATCATTTCATCGCCGGCCAGATGGTCGACGTTACCGGCCACACCGTCGGTAAGGGCTTTGCCGGCGTTATGAAGCGCTGGGGCTTCGGCGGTCTGCGTGCCACCCACGGTGTGTCGGTCAGTCACCGTTCGCACGGTTCGACGGGCCAGCGCCAGGATCCGGGCAAGGTCTTCAAGAACAAGAAGATGGCCGGCCACATGGGCGATCGTCAGCGCACTCAGCAGAACCTCGAAATCGTGCGCACCGACGCCGACCGCGGTCTGATCTTCGTGAAGGGCTCTGTGCCCGGTTCGAAGAACGGCTGGCTCCTGGTCAAGGACGCCGTCAAGCTTCCGCTTCCCGAAGGTGTGCCGTTCCCCGGTGCCATGCGCCGCAACGCGGATGAGACGCGCAGCGACAATGCGGCGCCCGGCCTGGTCGAGAGCAATGCCGAGCACGAGGTCAACCAGCAGGTTTCCGCCGAGCAGCAGGAAGAACTGCTGAAGACCCAGGAAGCTGGCGCGGACGATGAAATCACCGCGGCCGAGGGTGGCGATGCTACCTCGGGCGAAAGCAAGGAGTCCTGA
- the rplD gene encoding 50S ribosomal protein L4 — translation MKVKVQKIDGSAVSGNGSEVELADDVFGVEPRADILHRVVTWQLENRRATARPTRERADVARTGKKWGRQKGGGTARHGDRAAPIFIGGGKAHGARKRDFEQQLNKKVRALGLKMALSSKAKDGLVIVDSLELADAKTKALKGHLDKNGWTGKVLVIGGDSVDDGFVKSARNLHGVNVLPAMGANVYDILNHDTLVLTTDAIEKLEARFAPAGGAK, via the coding sequence GTGAAGGTCAAGGTCCAGAAAATTGACGGCAGTGCCGTCTCCGGCAACGGTTCGGAGGTCGAGCTTGCCGACGACGTGTTTGGGGTTGAGCCGCGTGCCGACATCCTTCATCGCGTCGTCACCTGGCAGCTCGAAAACCGCCGCGCTACGGCCCGTCCGACGCGCGAACGCGCCGACGTCGCCCGCACCGGCAAGAAGTGGGGTCGCCAGAAGGGCGGCGGCACGGCGCGTCACGGCGATCGTGCAGCCCCGATCTTCATCGGAGGCGGCAAGGCCCACGGCGCCCGCAAACGCGACTTCGAGCAGCAGCTCAACAAGAAGGTGCGTGCCCTTGGTCTGAAGATGGCCTTGTCGAGCAAGGCGAAGGACGGTCTCGTGATCGTCGACAGCCTTGAGCTTGCCGATGCCAAGACCAAGGCGCTCAAGGGTCACCTCGACAAGAACGGCTGGACCGGCAAGGTGCTGGTCATCGGCGGGGACAGCGTGGACGATGGTTTTGTCAAGTCGGCCCGCAACCTGCACGGCGTCAACGTTCTGCCGGCGATGGGTGCCAACGTCTACGACATCCTCAACCACGATACGCTGGTGCTCACCACCGACGCGATCGAAAAGCTGGAGGCGCGTTTCGCCCCGGCCGGAGGTGCTAAGTAA
- the rpsG gene encoding 30S ribosomal protein S7 produces the protein MSRRRRPEKREILPDPKFGDQVLSKFMNNLMLDGKKAVAEGIVYTALDTVESRAKTDPVAVFHDALNNVKPSVEVRSRRVGGATYQVPVEVRAERAQALAIRWLITAARGRAETTMSARLSGELMDAANNRGNAVKKREDTHRMADANRAFSHYRW, from the coding sequence ATGTCACGTCGTCGTCGTCCCGAGAAGCGGGAAATCCTGCCCGATCCCAAGTTCGGGGATCAGGTGCTGTCGAAGTTCATGAACAACCTCATGCTGGACGGCAAGAAGGCCGTTGCCGAAGGTATCGTCTACACCGCGCTCGACACCGTCGAATCGCGGGCCAAGACCGATCCGGTGGCCGTGTTCCACGATGCGCTCAACAACGTGAAGCCGTCGGTGGAAGTGCGTTCGCGCCGCGTGGGTGGTGCCACCTACCAGGTGCCGGTCGAGGTGCGCGCCGAACGCGCCCAGGCGCTCGCCATCCGCTGGCTGATCACCGCCGCGCGCGGTCGTGCCGAAACCACCATGTCGGCGCGTCTCTCGGGCGAACTGATGGATGCGGCCAACAACCGTGGCAACGCCGTCAAGAAGCGTGAAGACACCCACCGCATGGCCGACGCGAACCGCGCGTTCAGCCACTACCGCTGGTAA
- the rplV gene encoding 50S ribosomal protein L22 produces the protein MGKAKSPRRVAENEALAVGTTIRGSAQKLNLVAALIRGKKAEDALNILSFSKRAMARDAKKVLASAIANAENNHDLDVDALVVAEASVGKSITMKRFATRGRGKSTRILKPFSRLRIVVREDEEA, from the coding sequence ATGGGCAAGGCCAAGTCCCCCCGTCGCGTCGCCGAGAACGAGGCGCTGGCTGTAGGCACGACCATTCGTGGTTCGGCCCAGAAGCTGAACCTCGTGGCGGCGCTGATCCGCGGCAAGAAGGCCGAGGATGCCCTTAACATCCTCTCCTTCTCCAAGCGCGCCATGGCTCGTGATGCGAAGAAGGTGCTGGCTTCGGCCATCGCCAACGCAGAGAACAACCACGATCTCGATGTCGACGCGCTCGTCGTCGCCGAGGCGTCGGTTGGCAAATCGATCACCATGAAGCGGTTCGCCACGCGCGGCCGCGGCAAGTCCACGCGTATCCTCAAGCCGTTCAGCCGGCTGCGGATCGTCGTTCGCGAAGACGAGGAGGCGTAA
- a CDS encoding 50S ribosomal protein L23, whose product MAKKQEMDARHYDVIRAPHITEKSTLLSEHNAVVFKVANDATKPQIKAAVEALYDVKVAGVNTMVVKGKSKRWKGKPYKRTDMKKAIVTLAEGQSVDITEGVS is encoded by the coding sequence ATGGCCAAGAAGCAGGAAATGGACGCCCGTCATTACGACGTGATCCGCGCGCCGCACATCACCGAGAAGTCGACGCTGCTCTCCGAGCATAACGCGGTCGTGTTCAAGGTGGCCAACGATGCGACCAAGCCGCAGATCAAGGCCGCCGTGGAAGCGCTGTACGACGTCAAGGTCGCCGGCGTGAACACGATGGTCGTCAAGGGCAAGTCGAAGCGCTGGAAGGGCAAGCCCTACAAGCGTACCGATATGAAGAAGGCGATCGTCACCCTGGCCGAAGGTCAGTCGGTCGACATCACCGAAGGCGTGAGCTGA
- a CDS encoding nucleotidyltransferase domain-containing protein, whose product MMGKIFGFYLIGSVARNEFDALSDLDLLAIVQDGAGKVDEKALLSFIPDKYAAMDASVSWYGRRRINEMLKNGELFAWHIWQEHIALFESNGFSLRGLGPPRPYKNSLVDVRSFRKILREVPGRLRLSPTNVIYEFGLIYVCLRNIAMSASAKLCDAPDFSRYSPFRINLSQPLPMTRECYEKAMMCRMAGQRGLSLPDHPSADEVISLYEGLESWLSILEERLEQ is encoded by the coding sequence GTGATGGGTAAAATATTTGGTTTCTACTTGATTGGATCTGTCGCCCGAAATGAGTTTGATGCGCTCAGTGATCTTGACCTTTTAGCTATTGTTCAAGACGGCGCAGGCAAAGTTGACGAAAAGGCACTTTTATCTTTCATTCCGGATAAATATGCTGCGATGGATGCTAGTGTTTCATGGTATGGTCGTCGACGCATAAACGAGATGCTAAAAAATGGAGAGCTCTTTGCTTGGCACATTTGGCAAGAGCATATAGCTCTTTTCGAGAGCAATGGGTTTTCCTTACGAGGACTTGGGCCTCCCCGACCCTATAAAAATTCGTTAGTGGATGTGCGGTCTTTTCGCAAAATACTTCGTGAAGTTCCGGGACGGCTTCGCTTGTCGCCCACTAATGTCATCTATGAGTTTGGTCTCATTTATGTCTGCCTTAGAAACATAGCGATGTCTGCCTCAGCTAAGCTATGTGATGCTCCAGATTTCTCCCGATATTCTCCATTTAGGATCAACCTCTCGCAACCATTACCAATGACGCGCGAGTGTTATGAGAAGGCGATGATGTGTCGGATGGCTGGTCAACGTGGTCTTAGTCTGCCTGATCATCCTAGTGCTGACGAGGTAATTTCACTATATGAGGGGTTGGAGTCTTGGCTTTCGATATTGGAAGAGCGTTTGGAGCAGTGA
- a CDS encoding SDR family NAD(P)-dependent oxidoreductase yields the protein MSSNKIDKLTGFAVVTGASSGIGLELAKLAAADGCSLLLVADRDLSAAESAAKACGATDVTTLETDLATAHGIEAVMGAIGQRQIDVLMANAGHGQGGAFLDQQWDDISHVIDTNVKGTVSLIHKVGQTMRARDAGRILVTGSIAGHLPGAFQLVYNSTKAFIDDFCVGLHNELKDTNVVITCLLPGVTDTQFFKRADMEDSMAGKSDSKADPVKVAKDGYDALLDGDTQIVSGFMNKVQTLFADILPDDMVAQMHRRMAEPDSHKKG from the coding sequence ATGAGCAGCAATAAAATCGACAAGCTGACAGGCTTTGCCGTCGTCACCGGCGCCTCCAGCGGCATCGGGCTGGAACTGGCGAAGCTGGCGGCGGCGGACGGATGTTCGCTGCTGCTGGTGGCCGACCGCGACTTGTCCGCTGCCGAGAGCGCGGCCAAGGCTTGCGGCGCGACCGACGTGACGACGCTGGAAACCGACCTCGCCACCGCGCACGGGATCGAGGCGGTGATGGGTGCCATCGGCCAGCGGCAGATCGACGTGCTGATGGCCAACGCCGGGCACGGACAGGGCGGCGCCTTTCTCGATCAGCAGTGGGATGACATTTCCCACGTGATCGACACCAACGTGAAGGGGACCGTCTCCCTCATCCACAAGGTGGGGCAGACGATGCGCGCGCGCGATGCGGGGCGCATCCTCGTCACCGGGTCGATCGCCGGGCACCTGCCGGGCGCGTTCCAGCTGGTCTACAACTCCACCAAGGCCTTTATCGACGATTTCTGCGTCGGCCTGCACAACGAGCTGAAGGACACCAACGTCGTCATCACCTGCCTGCTGCCGGGCGTGACCGACACCCAGTTCTTCAAGCGCGCCGACATGGAGGACTCCATGGCCGGCAAGTCCGACAGCAAGGCCGACCCGGTCAAGGTGGCAAAGGACGGTTATGACGCGCTGCTGGACGGCGACACGCAGATCGTCAGCGGGTTCATGAACAAGGTGCAGACGCTGTTTGCCGATATCCTGCCCGATGACATGGTGGCCCAGATGCACCGCCGCATGGCCGAGCCGGACAGCCACAAGAAGGGATAA